The following proteins are encoded in a genomic region of Cellulomonas sp. ES6:
- the recO gene encoding DNA repair protein RecO — MSLYRDEAIVLRTHKLGEADRIVTLLTRTHGKVRAVAKGVRRTTSRFGSRLEPFMHVDAQLSTGRSLDVVTQVETLGAYGRPVCEDYALYTAGTVMLETAERLVEAEREPSLQQYWLLVGAVRSLAGREHAPGLVLDSYLLRALAIAGWAPSFTDCARCGRPGPHHSFAVAQGGAVCLSCRPPGATAPAPETLSLLAALLAGDWPVAEASAERHRKEGNGLVSAYSQFHLERTLRSLPMVERI, encoded by the coding sequence GTGAGCCTCTACCGCGACGAGGCGATCGTGCTGCGCACCCACAAGCTCGGGGAGGCGGACCGGATCGTCACCCTGCTGACCCGCACCCACGGCAAGGTGCGCGCGGTCGCGAAGGGAGTCCGGCGCACGACGTCCCGGTTCGGGTCGCGGCTCGAGCCGTTCATGCACGTCGACGCCCAGCTCAGCACGGGCCGGAGCCTCGACGTCGTCACGCAGGTCGAGACCCTCGGCGCCTACGGCCGGCCGGTCTGCGAGGACTACGCGCTGTACACCGCGGGCACCGTGATGCTGGAGACCGCCGAGCGGCTGGTCGAGGCGGAGCGGGAGCCGTCGCTGCAGCAGTACTGGCTGCTGGTCGGCGCCGTGCGGTCGCTCGCCGGGCGCGAGCACGCGCCGGGGCTCGTGCTCGACTCGTACCTGCTGCGCGCCCTCGCCATCGCCGGGTGGGCGCCGTCGTTCACCGACTGCGCGCGCTGCGGCCGGCCCGGTCCGCACCACTCGTTCGCGGTCGCTCAGGGCGGTGCCGTCTGCCTGTCCTGCCGCCCGCCGGGCGCCACCGCGCCGGCGCCGGAGACCCTCAGCCTGCTGGCCGCGCTGCTCGCCGGGGACTGGCCCGTCGCCGAGGCGTCCGCCGAGCGGCACCGCAAGGAGGGCAACGGGCTGGTGTCCGCGTACTCCCAGTTCCACCTGGAGCGCACGCTGCGCTCGCTGCCGATGGTCGAGAGGATCTGA
- a CDS encoding isoprenyl transferase — MPVPPPPHPSGARPPVLPKELVPKHVAIVMDGNGRWANARGLPRTAGHAAGEASLLDVVAGAIEIGVTHVSAYAFSTENWSRSPEEVRFLMGFNRDVLRRRRDVMNDWGVRVRWAGRRPRLWRSVISELEEAERLTAGNTTCTLTMCVNYGGRAEIADAAKAIAQDVAAGRLRADKVSEKTVQRYLDEPDLPDVDLFLRSSGEQRTSNFMIWQAAYAELVFLDEPWPDVDRRHLWRAIETYARRDRRYGGAVDQPAQA; from the coding sequence ATGCCGGTCCCACCGCCGCCGCACCCCAGCGGCGCCCGCCCGCCCGTGCTGCCGAAGGAGCTCGTCCCGAAGCACGTCGCGATCGTCATGGACGGCAACGGCCGGTGGGCGAACGCGCGCGGGCTGCCCCGCACGGCCGGGCACGCCGCGGGGGAGGCGTCCCTGCTGGACGTCGTCGCCGGCGCCATCGAGATCGGCGTGACGCACGTGTCGGCCTACGCGTTCTCGACGGAGAACTGGTCGCGCTCGCCCGAGGAGGTGCGGTTCCTCATGGGCTTCAACCGGGACGTCCTGCGCCGGCGCCGCGACGTGATGAACGACTGGGGCGTGCGGGTGCGCTGGGCGGGCCGGCGGCCGCGGCTGTGGCGGTCGGTGATCTCCGAGCTCGAGGAGGCCGAGCGCCTGACCGCGGGCAACACGACCTGCACGCTGACGATGTGCGTGAACTACGGCGGCCGGGCGGAGATCGCGGACGCCGCGAAGGCGATCGCGCAGGACGTGGCCGCCGGCCGGCTGCGCGCCGACAAGGTCAGCGAGAAGACGGTCCAGCGGTACCTCGACGAGCCGGACCTGCCCGACGTCGACCTGTTCCTGCGGTCGTCGGGGGAGCAGCGCACGTCGAACTTCATGATCTGGCAGGCGGCGTACGCGGAGCTCGTGTTCCTGGACGAGCCGTGGCCGGACGTCGACCGGCGCCACCTGTGGCGGGCGATCGAGACCTACGCCCGCCGCGACCGCCGCTACGGGGGCGCGGTGGACCAGCCGGCGCAGGCCTAG
- a CDS encoding VOC family protein yields the protein MSAMTVGMINFDTTDAASLAGWWARHTGGTVQDEAGGGFVLVTSEGGPTLAFQRVADPTPGKNRLHLDLHVPDRTATAQELVADGATLVAERTEHGFTWTVLADPDGNQFCLAQEDGA from the coding sequence ATGAGCGCGATGACTGTAGGCATGATCAACTTCGACACGACGGACGCGGCGTCCCTGGCGGGCTGGTGGGCTCGGCACACCGGCGGCACGGTGCAGGACGAGGCCGGAGGCGGCTTCGTGCTCGTGACCTCCGAGGGCGGGCCGACGCTGGCGTTCCAGCGCGTGGCCGACCCGACGCCGGGCAAGAACCGGCTGCACCTGGACCTGCACGTGCCCGACCGGACCGCCACGGCGCAGGAGCTCGTCGCCGACGGCGCGACCCTGGTCGCGGAGCGGACGGAGCACGGGTTCACGTGGACGGTGCTGGCCGACCCGGACGGCAACCAGTTCTGCCTGGCCCAGGAGGACGGCGCCTGA
- a CDS encoding glucose PTS transporter subunit IIA, with translation MTSATTRDRAEEIIAAVGGPSNVLSLTHCATRLRFELRDASVVDQPTVERIPGVMGAVPQSGDRYQVVIGGAVQTVYTQIMHLPEMAGVGAARQSDADVKAAARSKARGKVAWLDAVFEYLSDSFRPLLGVLLGASLIIAFAAVLDALGVVDFRAADKPATWVFVDAMWRAVFYFLPIMVAYNAAKKLQVDPWLGATVMAAVMTPNFLSLTDAASTVCTTNATLGTTACVADVFGLPMQLNDYGGQVFVPLIMVAVLAPLYRGLKRVFPENIQMVFVPFLSMVVMIPVTAFLLGPLGIWLGSGLGDGLAWLNGNAPIVFAIVIPLIYPFLVPLGLHWPLNALMLVNLNTLGYDFIQGPMGAWNFACFGATAGVLVLAVRDKDVQMRQTATGALAAGLLGGISEPSLYGIHLRFKRIYPRMLVGCLVGGVIIGVLGGVDTQAFAFTSLLTIPVFDPMPVYAIAVAAAFAVSMVLVIVSDYRTPEQRAEAAAARAQAEADLALEAAAPAAAPAATSPSAASPAASPAATVTATATAAAPAAVALATAPTTVVASPVAGELVPLAQVADPVFASQALGEGVGVVPTSGEVVAPVAGELVTVADTGHAFGIKTADGVEVLVHVGIDTVRMAGEGFAVAVAKGQHVAVGDRLATVDLDAVRAAGFDTTTVVTVLNSRALTSVSPRPAGSVVPGDAVVDVEP, from the coding sequence ATGACGTCCGCGACGACGCGCGACAGGGCCGAGGAGATCATCGCGGCGGTCGGAGGACCGTCGAACGTCCTCAGCCTCACCCACTGCGCCACCCGGCTGCGCTTCGAGCTGCGCGACGCCTCCGTGGTCGACCAGCCGACCGTGGAGCGGATCCCCGGCGTGATGGGCGCGGTGCCGCAGTCCGGCGACCGCTACCAGGTCGTCATCGGCGGCGCGGTGCAGACCGTGTACACGCAGATCATGCACCTGCCCGAGATGGCGGGGGTCGGCGCGGCCCGGCAGTCCGACGCGGACGTGAAGGCCGCGGCCCGGTCGAAGGCGCGCGGCAAGGTCGCGTGGCTCGACGCGGTGTTCGAGTACCTGTCGGACTCGTTCCGCCCGCTGCTCGGCGTGCTGCTGGGCGCGTCCCTGATCATCGCGTTCGCCGCGGTGCTCGACGCCCTCGGCGTCGTGGACTTCCGCGCGGCGGACAAGCCGGCGACCTGGGTGTTCGTCGACGCGATGTGGCGCGCGGTGTTCTACTTCCTGCCGATCATGGTGGCGTACAACGCCGCGAAGAAGCTGCAGGTCGACCCGTGGCTGGGCGCCACCGTCATGGCCGCGGTCATGACGCCGAACTTCCTCAGCCTGACGGACGCCGCGTCGACCGTCTGCACCACCAACGCGACGCTCGGCACGACGGCCTGCGTGGCGGACGTCTTCGGGCTGCCGATGCAGCTCAACGACTACGGCGGCCAGGTGTTCGTGCCGCTCATCATGGTCGCGGTGCTCGCGCCGCTGTACCGCGGGCTGAAGCGGGTGTTCCCGGAGAACATCCAGATGGTGTTCGTGCCGTTCCTGTCGATGGTCGTCATGATCCCGGTCACGGCGTTCCTGCTCGGCCCGCTCGGCATCTGGCTCGGGTCGGGCCTCGGTGACGGCCTCGCGTGGCTGAACGGCAACGCGCCGATCGTGTTCGCCATCGTGATCCCGCTGATCTACCCGTTCCTGGTGCCGCTGGGCCTGCACTGGCCGCTGAACGCGCTGATGCTGGTCAACCTGAACACCCTCGGCTACGACTTCATCCAGGGCCCCATGGGCGCGTGGAACTTCGCCTGCTTCGGCGCCACCGCCGGCGTGCTCGTGCTCGCGGTGCGCGACAAGGACGTGCAGATGCGCCAGACGGCCACCGGCGCGCTCGCGGCGGGCCTGCTCGGCGGCATCTCCGAGCCGTCGCTCTACGGCATCCACCTGCGGTTCAAGCGGATCTACCCGCGCATGCTCGTCGGGTGCCTCGTGGGCGGCGTCATCATCGGCGTGCTCGGCGGCGTCGACACCCAGGCGTTCGCGTTCACCTCGCTGCTGACCATCCCGGTGTTCGACCCGATGCCGGTGTACGCCATCGCGGTCGCCGCGGCGTTCGCGGTCTCGATGGTGCTGGTCATCGTCTCCGACTACCGCACGCCGGAGCAGCGCGCCGAGGCCGCCGCCGCCCGGGCGCAGGCCGAGGCCGACCTCGCGCTCGAGGCCGCGGCCCCCGCCGCCGCCCCTGCTGCCACGTCGCCGTCCGCCGCGTCGCCGGCCGCCTCCCCGGCGGCGACCGTCACGGCGACCGCCACGGCCGCCGCCCCCGCCGCGGTGGCGCTGGCGACCGCCCCGACCACGGTCGTGGCGTCGCCCGTCGCCGGCGAGCTGGTGCCCCTCGCGCAGGTCGCGGACCCGGTGTTCGCCTCGCAGGCCCTCGGTGAGGGCGTCGGCGTGGTGCCGACGTCCGGCGAGGTCGTCGCCCCGGTCGCCGGGGAGCTCGTGACGGTCGCGGACACCGGGCACGCGTTCGGGATCAAGACGGCCGACGGCGTCGAGGTGCTGGTGCACGTCGGCATCGACACCGTCCGGATGGCGGGCGAGGGCTTCGCGGTCGCCGTCGCCAAGGGCCAGCACGTCGCCGTCGGCGACCGGCTCGCGACCGTGGACCTCGACGCGGTCCGCGCCGCGGGCTTCGACACCACGACGGTCGTGACGGTGCTCAACTCGCGGGCGCTGACCTCGGTGTCGCCGCGTCCGGCAGGTAGCGTCGTCCCGGGCGACGCGGTCGTCGACGTGGAGCCCTGA
- a CDS encoding PRD domain-containing protein, translating into MDVLRVFNNNLVLARDDRGAEVILTGRGLGFQAKPGDHVADDRVVRVFRPDDGRDPDHLAGLLAGIPPEHVQLVGDALTEIGLERLAAKPALVVAMADHIGFALRRAEQGQAVEYPLLAEVTNLYAEEHEQATALLAAVNARVGTPLPPTEAVGLALHLVNAGFATGDLSYSYTMTGLIQQFLDVVAGAYGVELVPGSVSVGRFVTHLRYLFVRIHQRRQLDDHRHSAVGDAIRRTYPEASETADRLARLVELRLQAGLTEDEVSYLALHVARIAQDARTPDDA; encoded by the coding sequence GTGGACGTCCTGCGCGTGTTCAACAACAACCTGGTGCTGGCGCGCGACGACCGCGGCGCCGAGGTGATCCTCACGGGCCGCGGCCTGGGGTTCCAGGCGAAGCCGGGCGACCACGTCGCCGACGACCGGGTCGTGCGGGTGTTCCGGCCCGACGACGGCCGCGACCCCGACCACCTGGCCGGCCTGCTGGCGGGCATCCCGCCCGAGCACGTGCAGCTCGTCGGGGACGCCCTGACGGAGATCGGGCTCGAGCGGCTCGCGGCCAAGCCGGCGCTCGTCGTCGCGATGGCCGACCACATCGGGTTCGCCCTGCGCCGCGCGGAGCAGGGCCAGGCGGTGGAGTACCCGCTGCTGGCCGAGGTGACCAACCTCTACGCCGAGGAGCACGAGCAGGCCACGGCGCTGCTCGCGGCGGTGAACGCGCGGGTCGGGACCCCGCTCCCGCCGACCGAGGCCGTGGGCCTGGCGCTGCACCTCGTCAACGCGGGGTTCGCGACCGGGGACCTGTCGTACAGCTACACGATGACCGGCCTGATCCAGCAGTTCCTCGACGTCGTGGCCGGGGCGTACGGCGTCGAGCTGGTCCCCGGCAGCGTGAGCGTCGGCCGGTTCGTCACGCACCTGCGGTACCTGTTCGTCCGGATCCACCAGCGCCGCCAGCTCGACGACCACCGCCACTCCGCGGTCGGGGACGCGATCCGCCGGACCTACCCGGAGGCGTCCGAGACCGCGGACCGCCTCGCGCGGCTGGTGGAGCTGCGGCTGCAGGCCGGGCTCACCGAGGACGAGGTGTCGTACCTCGCGCTGCACGTCGCGCGCATCGCGCAGGACGCGCGCACGCCGGACGACGCGTAG
- a CDS encoding metal ABC transporter permease: MTWFETLGSMLSSPLMQRALLAAVLVGAAAPVVGTFLVQRRLALMGDGIGHVALTGVALGWLVGTWAGLVPQDTLAVPGAVVAAIIGSVVIEWVRARGRTSGDLALALMFYGGIAGGVLLIKLAGGTNANLVSYLFGSISTVSTGDLWWTVGLAVGVLAVGLGLRHVLFAVSHDEEFARGSGLPVTALNMVVATMSALTVTIAMRVVGLLLVSALMIVPVAVAQLLAGSFARTMAVASGIGVGVSIVGLSITYWEDIPPGATIVLLAIGLYALVAVTRPLLRPRRSDAPHHDPHPELPDDVDLPAAGAERC, from the coding sequence GTGACCTGGTTCGAGACCCTCGGGTCGATGCTGTCGTCCCCGCTGATGCAGCGCGCCCTGCTCGCGGCGGTCCTGGTCGGCGCCGCGGCGCCCGTCGTCGGGACGTTCCTCGTCCAGCGGCGGCTCGCCCTCATGGGGGACGGCATCGGGCACGTCGCGCTCACCGGCGTCGCCCTGGGCTGGCTGGTCGGCACGTGGGCCGGGCTGGTCCCGCAGGACACGCTCGCCGTCCCGGGCGCGGTCGTCGCGGCGATCATCGGCTCGGTCGTCATCGAGTGGGTGCGCGCCCGCGGCCGCACCTCCGGCGACCTCGCGCTCGCGCTGATGTTCTACGGCGGCATCGCCGGCGGCGTGCTGCTCATCAAGCTCGCGGGCGGCACCAACGCCAACCTCGTGTCCTACCTGTTCGGGTCCATCTCGACCGTCTCGACCGGGGACCTGTGGTGGACCGTGGGGCTGGCCGTCGGGGTGCTCGCCGTCGGGCTCGGCCTGCGGCACGTGCTGTTCGCCGTCAGCCACGACGAGGAGTTCGCCCGCGGCTCCGGTCTGCCCGTCACCGCGCTCAACATGGTGGTCGCGACGATGTCCGCGCTCACCGTCACGATCGCGATGCGCGTCGTCGGGCTGCTGCTCGTGTCGGCGCTCATGATCGTCCCCGTCGCCGTCGCCCAGCTGCTCGCCGGGTCGTTCGCCCGCACGATGGCCGTGGCCAGCGGGATCGGGGTCGGCGTCAGCATCGTGGGGCTGTCCATCACGTACTGGGAGGACATCCCGCCGGGCGCGACGATCGTGCTCCTCGCCATCGGCCTGTACGCGCTGGTCGCGGTCACGCGCCCGCTGCTGCGCCCACGGCGCTCCGACGCCCCGCACCACGACCCGCACCCGGAGCTGCCGGACGACGTCGACCTGCCCGCCGCCGGCGCGGAGCGCTGCTAG
- a CDS encoding ATP-binding cassette domain-containing protein, with product MTDAPDRPAGPPAAPADPARRPSGAPQPPGAVPAVSATGVDVVLGGQPILTGVGLRVERGEVVALLGANGSGKSTLVRALLGIVPRTAGEVHLLGAPLGAGVPWERVGYVPQRLPVGAGVPATALEVVMSGLVHGRRLRPPRDARRRALAALDEVGMTGHARRSVLQMSGGQQQRVLIARALVRDPELLVLDEPTSGIDLPTQETFVATVRERQRAGGTVLVILHELGAFADLIDRAVALRHGRVVYDGPPPTARGEHAGAGHEHTHPHADPPPPEAGSTGLSMEVLP from the coding sequence ATGACCGACGCACCGGACCGCCCCGCCGGCCCCCCGGCGGCCCCGGCCGACCCCGCCCGGCGACCCTCCGGCGCGCCGCAGCCGCCCGGGGCCGTGCCCGCCGTCTCGGCCACCGGGGTCGACGTGGTCCTCGGGGGCCAGCCGATCCTGACCGGCGTGGGGCTGCGCGTCGAGCGCGGCGAGGTCGTCGCCCTGCTGGGCGCGAACGGCTCCGGCAAGTCGACGCTGGTGCGGGCGCTGCTCGGCATCGTCCCGCGCACCGCCGGCGAGGTCCACCTGCTCGGGGCACCGCTCGGTGCGGGCGTGCCGTGGGAGCGGGTCGGCTACGTGCCGCAGCGCCTGCCCGTCGGTGCGGGCGTCCCCGCGACCGCGCTCGAGGTCGTCATGTCCGGCCTGGTGCACGGCCGCCGGCTCCGCCCGCCCCGCGACGCGCGCCGCCGCGCGCTGGCCGCGCTGGACGAGGTCGGCATGACCGGGCACGCGCGCCGGTCGGTGCTCCAGATGTCCGGCGGGCAGCAGCAGCGGGTGCTCATCGCGCGCGCCCTGGTGCGCGACCCCGAGCTGCTGGTGCTGGACGAGCCGACCTCCGGCATCGACCTGCCGACGCAGGAGACGTTCGTCGCCACGGTGCGCGAGCGGCAGCGCGCGGGCGGGACCGTCCTGGTCATCCTGCACGAGCTCGGGGCGTTCGCCGACCTCATCGACCGGGCCGTCGCCCTGCGGCACGGCCGCGTGGTCTACGACGGCCCGCCGCCGACCGCGCGCGGCGAGCACGCCGGCGCCGGCCACGAGCACACCCACCCGCACGCCGACCCCCCGCCGCCCGAGGCCGGGTCGACCGGGCTGTCGATGGAGGTCCTCCCGTGA
- a CDS encoding metal ABC transporter substrate-binding protein yields the protein MSTRRRTLSTLAPAAATAAAAVLVLSACSSGGSGGSGGSGDSGGVQVLASFYPLQYVAEQVGGDLVSVESLTPPGAEPHDLELSPAQVDQVGRADLVVYLSQFQAAVDDAVEANPPGHVVDAAQDTELHAAEHTEDGEEHADDEHGEEEHDHGSLDPHFWLDPSRLPAVADDVAAQLGELDPDHADEFEANARTFAQAMTDLDDEYAAGLATCESRTVVTTHEAFSYLADRYDLEQVGISGIDPEGEPSPARLAEVGDVVRDEGVTTIFFETLASPKVAETLADELGVQTAVLDPLEGLTDDTQDYVSVAKTNLETLRTALSCA from the coding sequence ATGTCCACTCGCCGCCGCACCCTGTCGACCCTCGCCCCCGCTGCCGCCACGGCCGCAGCGGCGGTGCTCGTGCTGTCCGCCTGCTCGTCCGGCGGTTCCGGCGGGTCCGGCGGGTCGGGCGACTCCGGCGGCGTCCAGGTGCTCGCGTCGTTCTACCCGCTGCAGTACGTCGCCGAGCAGGTGGGCGGTGACCTCGTCTCCGTCGAGTCCCTGACGCCGCCCGGGGCCGAGCCGCACGACCTCGAGCTCTCCCCCGCGCAGGTCGACCAGGTCGGGCGCGCCGACCTCGTCGTGTACCTCTCGCAGTTCCAGGCCGCCGTCGACGACGCCGTCGAGGCGAACCCGCCGGGCCACGTCGTCGACGCCGCGCAGGACACCGAGCTGCACGCCGCGGAGCACACCGAGGACGGCGAGGAGCACGCGGACGACGAGCACGGCGAGGAGGAGCACGACCACGGCTCCCTCGACCCGCACTTCTGGCTGGACCCCAGCCGGCTGCCCGCCGTGGCCGACGACGTCGCCGCGCAGCTCGGCGAGCTCGACCCCGACCACGCGGACGAGTTCGAGGCGAACGCCCGCACGTTCGCGCAGGCCATGACGGACCTGGACGACGAGTACGCGGCCGGGCTCGCGACCTGCGAGAGCCGCACCGTCGTCACCACGCACGAGGCGTTCTCCTACCTCGCGGACCGCTACGACCTCGAGCAGGTCGGCATCTCCGGCATCGACCCCGAGGGCGAGCCGTCGCCGGCGCGCCTGGCCGAGGTGGGCGACGTGGTGCGCGACGAGGGCGTGACGACGATCTTCTTCGAGACCCTCGCGAGCCCGAAGGTCGCCGAGACGCTCGCCGACGAGCTGGGCGTCCAGACCGCCGTGCTGGACCCGCTCGAGGGCCTCACGGACGACACGCAGGACTACGTCTCCGTCGCGAAGACCAACCTGGAGACGCTGCGTACGGCACTCTCGTGCGCATGA
- a CDS encoding glycine--tRNA ligase encodes MAAPSRLDSVVSLAKRRGFVFQSGEIYGGSRSAWDYGPLGVELKENIKKQWWRTVVQGRDDVVGLDSAVILPRQVWVASGHVGVFTDPLTECLSCHKRFREDQMIEEFEEKKGRAPEGGLAEIACPNCGTRGQWTEPRDFNMMLKTYLGPVEDESGLHYLRPETAQGIFVNFANVLTTARKKPPFGIGQIGKSFRNEITPGNFIFRTREFEQMEMEFFVEPGTDETWHQYWIDQRTDWYVDLGISRENLRHYEHPAEKLSHYSKRTVDIEYRFGFSGSDWGELEGIANRTDFDLSTHSKHSGQDLSYFDQTKDERWVPYVIEPAAGLTRSLMAFLVESYHEDEAPNAKGGVDKRTVLRLDPRLAPVKAAVLPLSRNEALSPKARDLAAELRRSWNVDFDDAGAIGRRYRRQDEIGTPFCITVDFDTLEDQAVTIRHRDDMTQERVALDQVTGYLAQRLVGA; translated from the coding sequence GTGGCAGCACCCTCCCGTCTCGACTCCGTCGTCTCCCTCGCCAAGCGGCGCGGCTTCGTCTTCCAGAGCGGGGAGATCTACGGCGGCTCCCGCTCCGCGTGGGACTACGGGCCGCTCGGCGTCGAGCTCAAGGAGAACATCAAGAAGCAGTGGTGGCGCACCGTCGTGCAGGGCCGCGACGACGTCGTCGGGCTCGACTCGGCCGTCATCCTGCCCCGCCAGGTGTGGGTCGCCTCCGGCCACGTCGGCGTCTTCACCGACCCGCTCACCGAGTGCCTCTCGTGCCACAAGCGGTTCCGCGAGGACCAGATGATCGAGGAGTTCGAGGAGAAGAAGGGCCGCGCCCCCGAGGGCGGCCTCGCCGAGATCGCCTGCCCGAACTGCGGCACCCGCGGCCAGTGGACCGAGCCGCGCGACTTCAACATGATGCTCAAGACCTACCTCGGCCCCGTCGAGGACGAGTCCGGCCTGCACTACCTGCGGCCCGAGACCGCCCAGGGCATCTTCGTGAACTTCGCCAACGTGCTGACCACGGCCCGCAAGAAGCCGCCGTTCGGCATCGGCCAGATCGGCAAGTCGTTCCGCAACGAGATCACCCCCGGCAACTTCATCTTCCGGACCCGCGAGTTCGAGCAGATGGAGATGGAGTTCTTCGTCGAGCCCGGCACGGACGAGACCTGGCACCAGTACTGGATCGACCAGCGCACCGACTGGTACGTCGACCTGGGCATCTCGCGCGAGAACCTGCGGCACTACGAGCACCCGGCCGAGAAGCTCTCGCACTACTCCAAGCGCACCGTCGACATCGAGTACCGCTTCGGCTTCAGCGGCTCGGACTGGGGCGAGCTCGAGGGCATCGCGAACCGCACCGACTTCGACCTGTCGACGCACTCGAAGCACTCCGGCCAGGACCTGTCGTACTTCGACCAGACCAAGGACGAGCGCTGGGTGCCGTACGTCATCGAGCCGGCCGCAGGCCTGACCCGGTCGCTCATGGCGTTCCTCGTCGAGTCGTACCACGAGGACGAGGCCCCCAACGCGAAGGGCGGCGTCGACAAGCGCACCGTGCTGCGCCTCGACCCGCGCCTGGCGCCCGTCAAGGCCGCGGTGCTGCCGCTGTCCCGCAACGAGGCGCTCTCGCCCAAGGCCCGCGACCTCGCCGCGGAGCTCCGGAGGTCCTGGAACGTCGACTTCGACGACGCCGGCGCCATCGGCCGCCGGTACCGCCGCCAGGACGAGATCGGCACGCCGTTCTGCATCACCGTGGACTTCGACACGCTCGAGGACCAGGCCGTCACGATCCGGCACCGCGACGACATGACGCAGGAGCGGGTCGCGCTGGACCAGGTGACCGGCTACCTCGCGCAGCGGCTCGTCGGGGCCTGA
- a CDS encoding YibE/F family protein, which produces MHTHGHHAGGDVPDLRVGRRARVVVVVLLAVAAVATLAGLAWLWPRTATPVLDTTPEGSSYQVVTVTDTDLLADAQTGPALLAETAAGETVTVQVAPEYLDVVSAGDRIRVLALPQVTGAAPYVFVDLVRGPPMALLAGVLVVLVLAVARLRGVGALLGLAVSVAGVLGFTVPALLAGKPALPVALVTAAALLYVLLYLAHGVSVRTSVALLGTLGGLLATGLLATWATGATHLTGLSGEHALDLLSLAPDASLRGILLCGIVLAGLGVLNDVTITQASAVWELRAVSPAATRRELFAGGMRIGRDHIASTVYTVAFAYLGAALPLVLLVAMSDRTLLDSLTSGEIAEEVVRTMVGSIGLVLAIPLTTAVAAALVPGPAPAPAPTVQTPPAQTPSAQTSSAPASTAPVSTAPDGTGPALP; this is translated from the coding sequence GTGCACACCCACGGCCACCACGCGGGCGGTGACGTCCCCGACCTCCGGGTCGGGCGGCGGGCCCGCGTGGTGGTCGTCGTGCTGCTGGCCGTCGCCGCGGTCGCGACGCTGGCCGGCCTGGCGTGGCTGTGGCCGCGCACCGCGACCCCCGTGCTCGACACGACGCCCGAGGGCTCGTCGTACCAGGTCGTGACGGTCACGGACACCGACCTGCTCGCGGACGCGCAGACGGGTCCGGCGCTGCTGGCCGAGACGGCGGCGGGGGAGACCGTCACCGTGCAGGTCGCCCCGGAGTACCTCGACGTCGTGAGCGCGGGGGACCGCATCCGCGTCCTCGCGCTGCCGCAGGTGACCGGAGCGGCGCCGTACGTGTTCGTCGACCTGGTGCGCGGCCCGCCGATGGCCCTGCTCGCCGGGGTGCTGGTGGTGCTGGTGCTGGCCGTCGCGCGACTGCGGGGCGTCGGTGCGCTGCTGGGCCTCGCCGTGTCCGTGGCCGGGGTGCTCGGGTTCACCGTCCCGGCGCTGCTGGCCGGGAAGCCGGCGCTGCCGGTCGCGCTCGTCACCGCCGCGGCGCTGCTGTACGTGCTGCTGTACCTCGCGCACGGGGTCTCGGTCCGCACGTCCGTCGCGTTGCTCGGGACGCTCGGCGGGCTGCTCGCGACCGGGCTGCTCGCCACCTGGGCCACCGGGGCGACCCACCTCACGGGGCTGAGCGGCGAGCACGCGCTCGACCTGCTGTCGCTCGCCCCCGACGCGAGCCTGCGCGGCATCCTGCTGTGCGGGATCGTGCTGGCCGGCCTCGGCGTGCTCAACGACGTGACGATCACGCAGGCGTCCGCGGTGTGGGAGCTGCGCGCGGTCTCGCCCGCGGCGACCCGGCGCGAGCTGTTCGCCGGCGGGATGCGGATCGGCCGCGACCACATCGCGTCCACCGTCTACACGGTGGCGTTCGCGTACCTCGGGGCGGCGCTGCCGCTCGTGCTGCTGGTCGCGATGTCCGACCGCACGTTGCTCGACTCGCTGACGTCCGGGGAGATCGCGGAGGAGGTCGTCCGGACGATGGTCGGGTCGATCGGGCTGGTCCTCGCGATCCCCCTGACGACGGCCGTGGCGGCGGCCCTGGTGCCGGGCCCCGCGCCCGCACCGGCCCCGACCGTGCAGACCCCGCCCGCGCAGACCCCGTCCGCTCAGACCTCGTCCGCGCCGGCCTCGACCGCGCCGGTCTCGACCGCGCCCGACGGAACCGGACCCGCTCTGCCCTGA